The following DNA comes from Pontibacillus halophilus JSM 076056 = DSM 19796.
AGAGCTAGTCGCGGGGGTTGAAAGTGTTGCAAATCACGCCCAAACAGGGCTATCTATTTCCACAGAAGCCCAGAAGCTCGCTACAGAAGGGAAAGAGAACCTGGAGCAACAAGCAAAAAGCGCCCAATCTATCCTAGACCAATCCACGAGCGTCCATAACAGTGTAGCAGCACTAGAGCGTTCGTCGGAGAAGGTAACAGAGTTTGTTGGCTACATGAGTAATATCGCTTCCCAAACGAATTTACTAGCATTAAATGCTTCCATAGAGGCATCAAGAGCTGGTGAGGCTGGTAAAGGCTTTTCAGTTGTGGCAGAAGAAGTAAGAAAGTTAGCAGCCCAATCACGAGAAATGGCTGAAACGATTACCGAAACGATTGAAGAGAATAAAACGAGCGTAACGAGAATCTCGACGTCCGTTGATGAGATGAAGCATTCTGTCGAGCATAACGCCAATCAGCTTAGTCAGACGATTGAGCATGTTGAACGCATTTTCCATGCCTTAGGAAGAAGTTATGAACAAGGGCAAAGTATTGAGAATGAAACGAAGGAAATCATGCATATGGTTCAAGCCATCGGTGTTGAAAGTGAAAAGATTGTTTCTTCATTAGAACAACTGCATGAGGACATCCAACAGTTGTAAAGGAGGGCGCACTCGTGCGCTCTTTTTTGAGGTTATTTATTCAATATGCTTTAACTTGTTGTAAACGACTTTCTCCCCTGTGCCAGCGACAGGAACATAGCCTTTTTGTTTTATTTTTCCATTGAATGGGGTATAGGTGTAGTGGACATACAATTCGTCGACGAAGGTAACGGTTGCGGAGACACGAAGCCGATTTGATCGTGTCTCAATCGAATGAATGTCTTCAGGGGCATACCCCTTCTCCTCAATCAAGTACGTCTCAACCCGATCGTGAAGCATCCACTCACGCACCTCGACGGTTATAAATGAAATAATAGGAAAGAGCATTAGAAAAAAGACTAGTAGGGCTCGTAAAGGAGCTTTCACATCTATTCATCCTCTCTATTACCCATTACCCAGATTATTTCCCATTTACACGTGAAAATTCTGAAGTAATAGAGTCCTGTAGTTCGCATTGATACCACAATCGAATACAACAAACGACAAAGAACGCTTGGATTTACTATCTCCAAGCGTTCTTTCTATACTAGAGGATTGGTTAACATCCTTACGATTTCACTGTGAGCTGCTCCCCTACCTGGTAATACTCTAAGAAATTCTTGAGCATTTGTTTCCCGTAATCCGTGAGAATGGATTCAGGGTGAAACTGCACGCCTTCCACTGCATAGTCTTTATGGCGGACGCCCATAATCTCTCCATCAGGTGTGTAAGCCGTTTGTTCTAACACGTCTGGCAGCGTGTCGATTTCGGCGATAAGAGAATGATAGCGCCCAACCGTAATGGGTTTAGGCAGCTTGTTGAACATGGAACGTCCGTCATGGATAATTTGCGAAGTCTTGCCATGGTACAGTTCTTTCACACGGCCAATCTTCCCACCAAATGCTTGTACAATAGTCTGGTGGCCTAAGCAGACACCTAAGATTGGAATCTTTCCAGCGAATGCCTGTACGACACGCAAGCAGACTCCTGCTTCATTTGGACTGCATGGACCTGGAGAAAGCACAATAGCATCTGGTGCCATCTCTTTAATTTCCTCAATGGTCACTTCATCGTTACGTCTCACGACCACATCTGATTCAAGTTCCCCCAGGTATTGGACAAGATTAAACGTAAAGGAATCGTAGTTATCAATCATCAAAATCATGCTCAACTCTCCTCTGCTCTCTCTTCTATTCTAGACTCTACTCATCTGTTGAAATCAAAGCTTCTATTTCTTGTTGGAAGGCTTGCAATGCTTCTTCTCTCGTATCCTCTTGAACCAACGCATCTGCACGGGCTTCTATAAGCTTCACAATCTTACTCCCGATAATGACTCCGTCGCAGTACTGGTTCAATAAGCGTACTTGATCGTTCGTAGATACACCGAAACCGACCGCAACAGGGACAGAACTATAGGATTTCACACGATTTAAGAAGTCTTCAATATTAGGCTGGATTGTAGCCCGCTCACCAGTCACTCCAAGACTTGATACACAGTACAGGAACCCTCTTGCTTGTTCCGCAATTCGCATCACTCGGTCCTCCGAGTTAGGAGCTACAAGAGAAATGAGCTCAATTCCGTACTCATTAGAAAGCTTACGAAGTTCTTCGCTCTCTTCGTAAGGAATGTCTGGAATTAATAGCGCATCGGCTCCATTCTCTCCTAATTCCTTGAATAGTCGTTCCAGACCATATTGCATAACAGGGTTATAATACGTGAAGATTACGACAGGAATCTCTAATCCACGTTCTCTCATCTTTGGAACAAGGCGAATGGCGCTCGTAAGATTCATCCCCTGCTCTATCGCGCGAGCAGCTGCTTCTTGGATGGTCGGACCGTCTGCTAACGGATCAGAATAAGGAACGCCAAGCTCAAGAACATCAGCCCCACTTTGTTGGAGACGGTACGCAAGTTCTACCGTGACATCAGGATGAGGATCGCCTCCCATAATAAATGGGATAAACAGATTCTCCGTCTTTTTCAAACGCTGTTGGAATGTCGTTTCCGTGCTCGTCTTAGTCAAGAGAATCACCTCCGTCAAAGTATTCCATAATCGTATTCATATCTTTATCTCCGCGACCGGATAGGTTAATCAACACCGTTTCGTCGGATTTCATCGATTTCGCTTCTTCAAAGGCTTGTGCCAATGCGTGGGCGCTTTCAATGGCTGGAATAATGCCTTCTGTTTGAGAAAGAAGTTTCAACGCATCTAATGCTTCGTCGTCCGTAACAGACTCGTAGCGAACTTGACCTGAGGAATGAAGGTACGCATGCTCTGGACCAATTCCAGGATAATCAAGCCCAGCTGACACGGAATACGGCTCGGTAATCTGTCCGTGCTCATCTTGGAGCAAGTACGTGAGTGACCCGTGGATAATGCCATGATTCCCTTTCGCCAAGGTGGCGGCATGCTCTGGACTTGTAATGCCGTGACCTGCCGCTTCAATGCCAACTAATTCTGTATCAAGGTTTAGGAATGGGTAGAACATCCCCATGGCATTTGAGCCACCTCCTACACAAGCGTAGATACGCGTTGGAAGCGCTCCCTCTATATCGGTAAATTGTGATTTAGCTTCATCTCCGATTACACGTTGGAAATCACGCACCATTTTAGGATAAGGGTGTGGACCTACAACAGACCCAATCAAATAATAATGATCTTCACAGTTTGCGACCCAATATCGAATAGCTTCATTCGTAGCATCCTTA
Coding sequences within:
- the trpA gene encoding tryptophan synthase subunit alpha; its protein translation is MTKTSTETTFQQRLKKTENLFIPFIMGGDPHPDVTVELAYRLQQSGADVLELGVPYSDPLADGPTIQEAAARAIEQGMNLTSAIRLVPKMRERGLEIPVVIFTYYNPVMQYGLERLFKELGENGADALLIPDIPYEESEELRKLSNEYGIELISLVAPNSEDRVMRIAEQARGFLYCVSSLGVTGERATIQPNIEDFLNRVKSYSSVPVAVGFGVSTNDQVRLLNQYCDGVIIGSKIVKLIEARADALVQEDTREEALQAFQQEIEALISTDE
- a CDS encoding anthranilate synthase component II, with the protein product MILMIDNYDSFTFNLVQYLGELESDVVVRRNDEVTIEEIKEMAPDAIVLSPGPCSPNEAGVCLRVVQAFAGKIPILGVCLGHQTIVQAFGGKIGRVKELYHGKTSQIIHDGRSMFNKLPKPITVGRYHSLIAEIDTLPDVLEQTAYTPDGEIMGVRHKDYAVEGVQFHPESILTDYGKQMLKNFLEYYQVGEQLTVKS
- the trpB gene encoding tryptophan synthase subunit beta, with the translated sequence MSVIYPDARGRFGEYGGQFVPETLMAPLKEIEDALEEALNDEGFVKAYEKELHDYSGRPTALTYAEQLTKQLGGAKIYLKREDLNHTGAHKINNALGQALLAKRMGKDKIIAETGAGQHGVASATVAAKLGLQCKVFMGEKDIERQQLNVFRMQLLGAEVVPVSSGSKTLKDATNEAIRYWVANCEDHYYLIGSVVGPHPYPKMVRDFQRVIGDEAKSQFTDIEGALPTRIYACVGGGSNAMGMFYPFLNLDTELVGIEAAGHGITSPEHAATLAKGNHGIIHGSLTYLLQDEHGQITEPYSVSAGLDYPGIGPEHAYLHSSGQVRYESVTDDEALDALKLLSQTEGIIPAIESAHALAQAFEEAKSMKSDETVLINLSGRGDKDMNTIMEYFDGGDSLD